A window of Nicotiana sylvestris chromosome 8, ASM39365v2, whole genome shotgun sequence genomic DNA:
tgttcggttaaagcttcgattgtctcttgtgatttctttgttcttgtatgatagttctttctaaaaaaatggtatttagttatacatagtagtactattccatggtactaacgtccctttttccgggggcgctacatttttaaatgaatgtaggtgacTCCATAGTGGATAATGCCGATCGTGCCTAGCGGAGCATCCccctctcaaagtcttggtgagcccctttctccttcaaggggttgtgttgtacatcttttgttatagatattcacttttgaggtatagtcggggccttattGCCGGCATTGTCATCATTGTCTTTTTTAtccttagaggcttcgtagacgtttgtgtgggttatgtacgggtgttggatgggtctatgcACTATGCtgtaattctaaactcttgttttctctaaattacaattgtatggaatcttggaacttaactacggtttaaggttgtgatatgAAATGAACTAATAATGTTGAATGTACAACTTTTCATATTGTCTAAATAAACGAAAGCACGgtttccttaatcgtattgagtTGGGTAAAAAGTGTTCGATAAGgattgctcagttgggttcactcgattgagcgccggtcgtgcctcccgaggttggggcatgacaatcTTGGACCAACTCTTTGAGAGAATTGAGAGTGTTTTGGTGTATGTTTTCTATGTATAATGACGAAATATACAAGGGAGAAGACAACTTATAAGCCCACCGCCTCAATTCTCCAAGTAGGTGGGTAAGCTGCTTGCTTGGCAGCTTGAGCGGTGAAACTTCGGACAATTGTATCATTCTAATCTGACATTGTATTGACAAACAGTTTGCAGCGTTGGAAACTAGATACATAGGGCTTTAATTTCATATAAATATCTCCATGTAACTCTCAAAATATTGGGAGAAAACTGTGTCACAACTGGCCTATAAAACTACCAGTTTCTACGAAGTGTGGCAATGTGACTTGGCGACCCTACTATATAAATTCATATTTTTCTACTCCGATATCGTATGAGTAAATGGTTTGGACCTTTGGAAACAAGTTTCCAAGACCTTaattttggtatataatatgtacCAAAATGACCTCATATGACACATGAAATATATTGCTCAAAATGCttcattacaaggcaaatcctcAATCGTTTTTTTCGCATCTTAAATCCTATTTTTCCCAAACTATATATTTCatatccaaacatcatatatagtcatattttgactttaaactcatttaaatcatgattaacaaaTCTCATATTCATCATAGCTTGCTTAAGACTTCAGTAAACCTTTCTTatccttgtagaaggatttcGTCCTTTTTGAGTTTACATTAGATAATCCTATAATGACAGTGACGTCTGAAGTACGAGGTCTAAAAACATTaaatcactttatatactttcaaacaagatcTCAtatccgagcttacatcaattgacttacgacatactttcatgtacaaaaacatggggtgtaacaaagatattgccatatctacaccatgtagaggaattgagaaagagtttcacgaagatagagttccggcatgtgcccagaattcataatgagtttgccgatgcattcgCCACTTTGTCaactatgatacaacatctagataagaaTTTCACTGATCCCACCCTAGTGAGAATCCAGAATCAACCAGCTTACTTTGCTCATACTGAGGAAAAGACAGATGCAAAGCCTTGGATCCACGAGATCAAAGAGTATTTGGCAAGAGGAGAATATctggagcatgcaaaccacactcagaagcGCATGCTCcgaagattgtccaatcacttcctccacaacggaggaaacttgtatagaCTAAATCTTTAtttggattgctaagatgtgtcgacgcaagagaggcttctaaactacttgaggatATACATGCTGGGACTTGCAAcctgcacatgaatggttttattttggccaagaagatacttaaggccggttacttttggattaCCGTGGAGACAAATTGCGTCCAGTATGTCCACAAATGCTACCAATATCAAGTGCACGCCGATATGATAATAGTGTTGCGAAATGATTTCAATGCAAccagctcaccttggccatttttcgcttggggaatggatgtcgtcggtccaattgagcccacagcttcaaacgggcacaagtttattcaagtggccattgattacttcaaaAAATGGCTAGAGGTTGCAtattacaaagctgtaaccaagaaagtcattgcAGACTTCGTCAAAGATCGTAtttttgccgattcggagttcccgagtttattatcactgataatgcagccaatctcaacagtgatctaatgaaagccatgtgtaaAACTTTCataatcaagcacaagaattccacagcctatagacctcagatgaatgaagCCGTAGAAgacgccaacaaaaacatcaagaagatactaagaaagatggtagaaaaccacaaacaatggcacgagaaactaCCTTTTTCtctgttaggataccgcactacagttcgcacatcaaccggagcaacttcctatatgctagtttatggtaccgaagttgtcatCCGAGCTGAAGTAGAGATTCcctctttaagaatcatacatgaAGTTGAACTCAgagatgcagaatggataaggagccgatATGAACAATTGTCCCTTATAGATGAAAAACAGATGAATGTTGTATGTCACAGTCAGTTTTACTAGAACCggatgtctagagctttcaacaaaagggttaaaccaagacaatttgcaccaggacagctggtactgaagaagatcttcccacatcaagatgtagccaaaggaaaattctttcccaactggcaaggtccttatatggttcatagggtgctgacaggaggagcacttatacttgcagaaatggacggagaaatcttTCCAAAACCGATAAATTCATACACAGTCAAGATACTATGGTTAAACTacttacatttcctcatctggtgtaattgaactacgcttgacctgattcccgtttaagatgggatacgtaggcagccctgtgggttcggtcgtatcataataaaatttccatttttttcctaagatcagaaactggggcagaatttttgggaggaccctcaaaattctggagaaaGTCCAGCCGACGCCGTCGCATACCagaaagtcagaaattggttaagaaactggggtagaattttatGAAGGATTATATAAGCTCCGAAGAGTGTTCAACAAATCTCGCAAATGGCcaaaggatcatctaccaaactagggcaaaattttgaggacactcaaaattctaatatgaggaagctgcaatgtctctaaatgtgttacaatcactagttcatctaaatctACTTAATACTCCAATATGTTTCTAAAACAACTttattttatcaataattgcatattttcgaaaactatATTTTTcgtaacagtcaggtgttacccagggaaactgaAATAAGGCCTCCAGAATAGAACAAAGCAAGGCCAGCAGACAAAGGCGCGAACCAACCTCCCccactcacaaaacttacaatttttctttgaatacaTGCACATTTGACGTAGCGATAGCATTcgcaaacatgtatacacaaagcaaattcactatcaaataggccatcagacaccgaatatatctccagctaagaaatatactactcttatttgctactcgctctttgcatgaggctaatccttttctctacacctgcataaggctaatccttgcccccACACCtacatgaggataatccttgcctccacaccaGCATGAGGCTAGTcattgcctctatatttgcatgaggctaatccttgcctccgtattttcatgagactaatccctgcctccatacttgcatgaggctaatccctacctccatatctgcatgaggctaattcttgcctccatatctgcatgagatTAATCCTTACCtacatatttgcataaggctaatctttgcctctgtatttgcatgaggctaatccttgcctccgtatttgcataaggctaatccttgcctccgtatttgcatgaggctaatccctgcctccatacttgcatgaggctaatccctgcctccatatctgcatgaggctaatccttacctccatatctgcatgaggctaatccttgcctccgtatttgcatgaggctaatccttgcctccgtatttgcatgaggctaatccatgcctccatacttgcatgaggctaatccctgcctccatatctgcatggggctaatccttgtctctatatctgcatgaggctaatccttgcctccatccatgcatgaggctaatccttgcctctatatttgcacgaggctaatccctgcctccatatttgcatgaggctaatctctacctccgcatttgcatgggactaagcattgtctctctTTGCATAAATATCGCTCTATTCCGGTACTATCTATTTTTTTTtgatcgggctaagctctgcccttcactTCAccagactaagccttgtcttgttaacatcatattattgcagctcatgggctgaaatatcgccaacctatccaaaggcgtcatagtctaaatggcatcattctcatagccggaagacatcatgccatggcctgaggatctctaaaacttgcatatcattattcaaaggcgtaaTGGTTCGGAGGCAcaatcttcatggcccgagaacatcatttcatggcttaCGAATCCCTCACCGAACAATTCGtgacccaggacatcatggtctgaggacgtcagcCTTAAATCGTCCGAAGataactttcatggtccaaagggaatttgcatcatgtttaaattcttgaCAAGCATTCGCCATATCCACTCTTGCATCCATtctggtccaaagggaatctgcaagTGACAagcaagcaaccgctatcctagaagggttgacctcgctccagttccttcaaccaCCTCAGACCTGGACCATTCGCCATATCCACTCTTGCATCCATTCTGaaatctcgtgtccgttcttgtaatgacttcatcggtatttTCCGCCAATGAATCCAAAACCACATGCGGCCTGATTCCTGCAAAACCAGGGATATCTAGGCAGCTCAAAGATCAGAGTCcagcctctatctttcaaaacatcccatccgatcacaattggccatcatttctctacccgaaaactctttcatccatcCCGGGTAAATAAGGGtagttgttgatacctaattttttcctataatatttttgaaatgcatatatacatttaaaactatgcattagcatcaatgggtattttcccataatttttacACCCttaaaacaattcattttaatattttcttcatataaataattGAAAAATTGAATCACAAATGAATTTAGAACATGTattgatttaatattactattataGGTTCTATTGAGtctaaattatttcaaaaatagccaaactGGCACTTTTtcgctataattgcaataactttgcaattatagcccgtgcatatatttttgtattattttaccATAAATTaatcatttgcatttttaaacactaaataactattttaaaaacatttctatgcatgaaatttattttttatagttagtaattattttataaattatttttttaatcaattgattgggtatttaataaatagcctctttttatttcaattttgtcGGGAAATTAACCAGCCCAATACCCCTTTAATACCAGCCATATTCACCCAAGCCCAATCTGCACCTACCCGACCCAAGATCTCCATCAAATCGTGGAAGATCAATGGTCCACATCAAAACATACCTTTTTAATCAAACGAACCCCCTAAACCCTAAATATTTCCTCCATACAGCCGCCCTCGAATCCCCTCTTCTCCAGTTCTCTCTGAGACCAGCCCCTAACCCTAATTGCCGCCGCCCAAAATCAACCTTAATCCCTTGAATCCTTGTCTGATCTATGGCATCCTATGGCTGTACGAGGCCTCTACTTGTCTCCTATCTCCTTGGGTTGCTCGATTGTGTGGTTTCGTGGAAGGATTTTGAAGATATCAGCTCAAGCTCTTGTTTTAAACTCTTCAAAAGTCCGTCTATGGTCCGTGAATGATTTCTATCAAAGTCTAACGGTTCAAATCCTTGATTCAAAAGCCAGATTCTcttaccctttctcttttcttcaagAAACCCAATGTTTGGGCTTGAATCCGTTCAGATCTCCGTAGATTTGGAACGATCCTGAGTTCAtcattgattttcttaaaagttcCTTTACTTCTTTCCTAGTTAATCGATGCTTGAATATTTTCGTTATATTAGAGTTTGTCTCTTGTTGTTTGTTGGTCAACCCTTTAGGTATCAGAAACATTTTTAAAATTCCATGGCTACTCTTCTAGGTTCTTTTGCTCCTTTATTACTGACCGATTTTTAAACACTACAATACTTCAGGTTTTGACTTCTATTTGTTCGAATCTCTGTATGTTTACATGCCTTCAAGTTTTCTTCTTTAAGTGTTTTCAAACTAGAGTTTCATCCCTTTAAGTTTTCTGCGAAAATTCTAAAGTGTTTTACTATGGTTCTCTTTACTTGTTTGAATGATTTTTTATATCTATGTTTTAATCCCTAGGGTTTCTGCTTATTTCACTGATTACTTCAATGTTTTGCCCATTATTTTTTAGTTCTATCAATTAAAAAATGATTGACTGATTTTATTTGCCTAATTATGGTTCAAATTATATTTTCTATCGAGATTGGTACTTCTCTGTgatttttccttatttgtgactcatGATTGGTATTACTTGCCTTAATTGGTTTATTAGCCTGATTTATGGGTTTTAATTGCTTTAACCGACTCCTAGACGGTCTTTGATTGATTTAGTTACCTTATTGAACCTGTAACTTGGCTGTTAATTGATTCTCCCTCTTTTAAGGGGTTCTTTCCGAATTTTGTAGAATTATTTGATTGGGTTTAGCCCCAATTAACTATTTAATTTTACCTGCATACCTTATTTGGAACTCTTAATtattctttgccttatttgttttaTTCTGCTAAGTGTTATATAATCTCCCCATTCTGGCTTTTGAAAGACACGAACACTAGTTTACCCATACTCTCACTCTCTTAAAAGCTCTCTATTCTCTTCTGTTACTTGCAATTCTCACTAATCCAGCCGGCTATTTGAACCATCTCTGCTCTATACTCTGTcttctctccttaactggtatgtcctgattcaatTCACATTCTAAAACTATGTGTTTTCTTTGTTGCTGCAGTTCATTAGTTGTGATTTCCAGTTCTATTTACTATTCTACTGTCATGTGCTCAACGTGTAACCAACATGCTTAGATTACACTGCCTAACTATTGTATCACTTAGCATGTTGAAGTTGTTCTGTTAGAGGCTATGACTAGTTTATTTGCCCACTACGATCTGTTTACTGTTTAGCATGTCCAATCATGTTTTGAGATGATTGCATGAACCCTATATGTTCACTAGTGTGTACAAGCTATATTATTTGTTTACTGTCTCACCCAACATGTCTACATCCTGCTTGTTCTATATGTGATTAGTATTTCTAAACTTTGTATGCTTCATGAAGTGCTTGCCTAGTTTATTCATTTGTGTCTTACCAACTCTATTTTACTAATGAAATCCTGTTAAGGTATCGAGCCCTTCAAAGTACTCTAGTTGTGTGTATTGATCATGTCTAAGACCTATGTGTTCTCAACATGTCTTTGTTGTAATCTTTGACTAACTTTTCAATTCCACAACCTCTTAAGAAATTTGTCTATCTGTTTGCTTATACACTAGGTTGTATTCTACGCCAACCCGTCTCTCTCCATGTGTGGAACCCGTTTGCACTATAATATTTCTGAAACTGTGTGTTCTGTGACTTGcattatgatttcaaaaaaatattttttcatacTTTTTCTCAAACTGTTTACCACCCTAGCTAGTACTGGTTTCAGAAAATCTTTTTCACTCCTAAGGCCCTCTTGCTACTGTTTAccaaaactctttcaaatcatgtcaatcactctcacttattcttaggttattaagttctTCCCTTCTAGTGTGTGTACTGCTTACAGATCCCTGAGATCTCACTGAACTGtggcatatcagggctgacaCTTCCGCACTACACATAATCAGTCTTTGTTTGAGGAAAGTCtcggtgtgagcactgcccaggatccttgaggtccttaggaaactctaACACACCTGGACACGAAATTGGTAATGAATGTTGGGCATTTAAGACTAGTGAATTCTTGGTACACCAGCAttgctttgggcctacttcaggctccctatagcttaacttctattctatttatgtaatttttattctatcatcggtctgtaataatttatTGTGAACAGATAAtagggtgactagtgaaaagggagggtagttgtatactgtgggaaagttgggtagataacataCCCATAGGGTTCATTTCGATTTAAATGCATTTTGTTAGATAGCATACCTATATGGTTCATTTTGGTTCAAATAcgtttgttagataatatgcaTATAGGATTTTGCTTTGGTTTAAATAAATTCTACTCGCTTTACTTTacataattagaaatcatgcctataggatctaaaatcagctttaattatagaaataatGCCTACAGGATCTAAAGTCAATTTAGTTAGATCTAAAAATCAATTTAACTTTAACTCATGCTTGTAGTTCTGAATCAGTCTAATTAACTAACCTGCTCATTTCTTCAACTATGTGTTAATCAATAtcaatagaaagcatgcctataggatttaaattgCCCGTTTCAAATTTTTTACTGttctactgcattcctaatcaatgatagataccatgctcataggacatcactattatacgCCCAGACAAGCCTATAGGGCAGTTAAAAATCCTGCAAACTGTAAATCTACATTCTGTTATTTGTGACTACTCATATCCaataggtctaaaatcagtaggcacaCTGAATGGGTCTCTAACACTTTGGTCCTAACTCAATATTGCATATTTCTCCTCaccctagatatcatgttctagggcttctcttaaatacctgaaactgtgtttaagacgtgcacttgcttgctctatttgtggaggtaaaacttgagcctttaattgttccatCTTTGGTctagtcctaattgttttggttgtcgccaagatatttctcctttaagtaccttaggatagTCTAGAATTACCCAAATTAGAGGTCATAAATACCttagggccacaaggaagggatgaGTAGTGCATGCATAGGATATATTTTAAGgctgctagaacgctttaggctatgaccaatgGGGAGGggattgggtagtaaggatatgataaCTGCGCGCTAATGTtgcgtgtagcccctcattgaggagtgattatcgggaaTTGCATGGGTGTGATCCTGTACTCTAACTAACCTAGGACTCCTCTTTTCCAATTCCTATGTTTTTAAGTTCTATGAACTTCTTTTTTTTACATATAAATATGCAAGTTGTTCAAACCTCTCCCTTGCTTCCGTTACCTGAATCATACATGTGTTTAGAAtgtgaaaacatgcctttatttgcaaatatgtgtttaaattgtttacttgtaaaatgactaattcacatagtttatgtTCGGCCGGGAcctaccgttgtggaccgcgagggggcctaacaccttcccctcaaggttatttcgagcccttgcCCTAATTTCTGGTAATGAAAACTAGTTACCTGAGTTAactgctttaggtgccctaacgaaccttaatccgttaggtggcgacttttcaaatgcccaattcctaaaaggaaacgagttattcgctgtgagcacgtgatttttgctctatatgaattactctcataaattcaaaaaaaaaataatttttccatttgtttgcaatttcgtagatttttgtttgttattgtttgcatttgtctgtgcatgtttattttactaaatgaaaaatacaaaaatatgttgcatttgcatttgggatttaattttacattttaggattaattgacaaattagttattttataaaaatgggaaaaatcacaaaaaatagtttacttGCACTTTCAAttctaattttgaattttggtggtttttccctttaatttggtttttaattatttgtagtaacaattattaaggttaattaatttaatgtggtaggataattgggcttaggatttaatttaggttttaattttaaattttgggaaaagaaaaagtttattttaagaaaaatgaattgaaaaaaaaagaaagagaaggaaatAATGAAAAAGGGAAATTTAGGCCAAATCGGGCCATGTCCCCAGGCCCAGACTAATTTCCCCTTAGACCTGTCCAAATTACCCCTTTACCCGGCCCAAAACCCGTCCCTAATACCCGGTCCAGCCTTCAtaatcaaaacgacgtcgtttcatcctctttgatctggaccgttgatctcagttgaTCAAACGGTCCGTAACTGACCCTGTCTCAAATATAAGTGTCCGAATCTCGCACCCCCCATTTCCCAGACTTCATCATCCTCAAGCCAAACCCTGGAGAGCCGCCCTAATTCCAACCACCTCAGGCCAGCGGTGCCACCTCCGATGACCACCATATTCACACCTTATACTCCTCATCCCTTCCACAATCCTAATCCATAACCAACTTCATTCGAACACACTCAGAATCCCTCGAATCTGAGGTTGAAGTcacaaaccctagcgccgccctcatttcctccggtggcggcgccgcctTTGTTCACCACCAAATTGACGCCATAGACCCGCCATGACCCCCTTGTACCAAATCCACGCTACATTCCCCTCGAATATGTCTAGAATGTGTCGAATATTGAATCTAAGGTTGAGCCCTAGAAGCCCAAACTTGACCAGTGCATGCAAGGTTATTGAGGGCAGATTTTATCCCGAAATAACATCATTTGCTTTTTCTTATCCAAGCACAAACGATTGGCATTATTTGGAGATCTAATCGGAGGTTCAGTCAAGTTCAAGGCTTGAATTAGTGAGTCTCCTAAGCTTTTCCATCCAATTTTTCTTATCTCGTCACCGTCCCTCATCGTTTGTGTTGTAAATCCGTGATTGTCCCCccttctctttcttcttactcaTTTTCCTTTACCCCATAGTATTTCCTGTCATTGCTGttttaattaaatttattttgttttctttgtttgattgtgaTTTACAGTAGGAGTTCGATGCTGAGTTGGgtaattaaaataattcaagcTTAAAATCAGAAAGTAATTGTGTCTTCCCTAAATTTTTGATTTATTAGTTTCTTTGGTTCATTTGGTCACTTCTAAGTGTTTCGAGCCCTAACGAGTAACTATGGTCATCTTTGACCTGGTTAAAGGGTCTAGTTAATTAGACCATGAGTTAATTTGAATCAATGGGTAGGCTAAGGTAAATAACAGGGGTATGGGGGTTAGTTTGGGTAGTCTTAGTGAGGGAATCTATTTGTAACTgtttgggaagcttctaggaagctaggGGAGGGGACTACTTTGCAAAAACTGAATTTGAACTAGGGGTGTTTAAGCTAAAATAAAAATTGCAAAAGGGTATAGGTGCAAATCTGATCCTCATCTAGCTACCCTAATAAtttgcctataaaggcagcttttcttgcctttcaaggcaaacCCAAGACCTAAGGAGGAAGAactaaaaatagagaaataggGACGGTTACATTGGGATTGCTCCATTGGTTCCAATTTTGGAATTTCAACTTGTTAAGGCAATCCGTGGTTCATTCAAGTGTGATAAATGGCCTGAGTCTGTTT
This region includes:
- the LOC138875503 gene encoding uncharacterized protein, giving the protein MARGCILQSCNQESHCRLRQRSYFCRFGVPEFIITDNAANLNSDLMKAMCKTFIIKHKNSTAYRPQMNEAVEDANKNIKKILRKMVENHKQWHEKLPFSLLGYRTTVRTSTGATSYMLVYGTEVVIRAEVEIPSLRIIHEVELRDAEWIRSRYEQLSLIDEKQMNVVCHSQFY